From a single Ignavibacteriota bacterium genomic region:
- a CDS encoding DUF362 domain-containing protein encodes MFTVPVPKIHMNTGVSISVKNQWGIIQDPAERLKLHPDFAEVIYAVNKNLPPIISIVDGKFGLTRSGPMEGDALELNWLMLSDDLFRADFLCCQLMGIDPMSISYLRTIFEREGITGMSDASLNRDPAPFTTGTPFFLKRKLTDYPGLWAFHSRPLAYLAYRSPLAGLLHRLLYLVRTPFYDYGKDRKEG; translated from the coding sequence ATGTTCACCGTCCCGGTTCCGAAGATCCACATGAACACTGGCGTGAGCATTTCTGTGAAGAACCAGTGGGGCATCATCCAGGATCCCGCAGAGCGGCTCAAGCTGCATCCGGACTTCGCCGAGGTCATTTATGCTGTCAATAAGAATCTCCCACCTATCATCTCCATCGTCGATGGGAAATTCGGGCTGACCAGGAGCGGACCGATGGAGGGAGATGCCTTGGAACTGAATTGGCTCATGCTCTCCGATGATCTCTTCCGGGCTGACTTTCTGTGCTGCCAGCTAATGGGCATCGACCCGATGTCGATCTCCTATTTGCGCACGATCTTTGAAAGGGAAGGCATCACAGGCATGTCGGACGCAAGTCTCAACCGTGATCCGGCGCCCTTCACAACAGGAACACCGTTCTTCCTCAAGCGGAAGTTGACGGACTATCCCGGGTTGTGGGCATTTCATTCGCGGCCTCTGGCATACCTTGCCTACCGATCACCATTGGCGGGACTGTTGCATCGATTGCTTTATCTCGTCCGGACTCCTTTCTATGATTATGGAAAGGATCGGAAGGAAGGATAG
- a CDS encoding DUF362 domain-containing protein codes for MARIYLDNLGAEYRPVLEKGFDWLGLRSRLKPGIRVAIKPNLTFPSFRPGVMTNPGLLESLVSLLTDHGCSISIVESDSGGYNRFSMDDVFSATGIRTIAQRFNVRLVNLSAVEGRPIPVVKGRRQLVVPMPVPCSIRLTSCSPSRFRRST; via the coding sequence ATGGCACGGATCTATTTAGATAACCTGGGGGCGGAATATCGCCCAGTGCTTGAGAAGGGGTTCGACTGGCTTGGGCTTCGCTCCCGGCTCAAGCCGGGGATCAGGGTTGCGATCAAGCCCAACCTTACATTCCCCTCATTTCGGCCCGGAGTCATGACGAATCCGGGTCTGCTCGAGTCGCTCGTCAGCCTATTAACTGATCACGGCTGTTCGATCAGCATAGTGGAATCTGATTCCGGCGGATACAACCGCTTCTCGATGGATGATGTATTCTCCGCAACGGGAATCCGCACCATAGCGCAAAGATTCAATGTCAGGCTCGTCAATCTCTCTGCTGTCGAGGGCCGACCGATCCCCGTGGTGAAAGGCAGACGACAACTTGTAGTTCCCATGCCCGTCCCCTGCTCGATTCGACTGACCTCATGTTCACCGTCCCGGTTCCGAAGATCCACATGA
- a CDS encoding glycosyltransferase family 4 protein: MRKGQDTFLRAAALIAAEHPDVRFVLIGSPFPGNESHGKALSALGRELGIDKQIVFTGDVADIRAAYAALDISVLPSEQPEPFGGVVIESMAAGKPVIGTRIGGT, encoded by the coding sequence GTGCGCAAGGGCCAGGATACGTTCCTGAGGGCTGCTGCCCTGATCGCGGCAGAGCATCCCGACGTACGATTCGTGCTGATCGGAAGTCCGTTCCCGGGGAATGAGTCGCATGGGAAGGCATTGAGTGCGCTCGGACGAGAATTGGGCATCGACAAGCAGATCGTGTTCACCGGTGATGTCGCGGATATACGTGCGGCGTATGCTGCGCTGGACATCTCCGTGCTCCCTTCCGAACAGCCAGAACCGTTCGGAGGGGTGGTGATCGAATCTATGGCGGCTGGGAAGCCCGTCATCGGAACACGGATCGGTGGGACGTGA
- a CDS encoding glycosyltransferase, translating to MARRSREVGCHRAHRTDPHGRHPGESPSLPGIRGLALPRHSIGASRTEVIREVRPNVVHSNTAIILTPGIAALVAGVPHIWHVRESFGEFGRLWSVFQWYMFACSTRVICVSDAVRQQFVPFIRERKTTVIHNGIPASEFGTVSDDRIQEFRRTFGLKAFFSWALSVD from the coding sequence ATTGCGCGACGCTCTCGCGAGGTCGGGTGTCACCGTGCGCATCGAACCGACCCTCACGGTCGTCACCCGGGCGAATCTCCGTCGCTTCCGGGAATTCGCGGCCTTGCCCTTCCTCGCCATTCGATCGGTGCGTCGCGTACTGAGGTGATCCGTGAGGTTCGTCCAAATGTCGTGCATTCGAATACTGCGATCATTCTGACACCGGGGATCGCGGCGCTCGTGGCAGGGGTCCCACATATCTGGCACGTACGCGAATCATTCGGAGAATTCGGACGTCTCTGGTCAGTGTTCCAATGGTACATGTTCGCCTGTTCGACGAGGGTGATCTGCGTATCGGATGCTGTCCGCCAGCAGTTTGTGCCGTTCATCCGGGAGCGAAAGACCACGGTGATTCACAACGGTATTCCTGCCTCAGAGTTTGGTACCGTGAGCGACGATCGCATCCAGGAGTTTCGCCGGACATTCGGCTTGAAGGCTTTCTTCTCGTGGGCGTTGTCGGTAGATTGA
- a CDS encoding 7-cyano-7-deazaguanine synthase — MQHFRGMFAFVLFDEKRRRALVARDRMGKKPLYISLDDQRLVVSSEIKTFRAFSGAPLTIDGRGMQSYFALQFVPGPGTIYKEVQRLPGGSYLTVDLSTWQTTQKRYWQWQDYAVSGTSSIADIDAVDQALQESIRYRLIADVDVGILLSGGVDSTLIAYYAAQQAGRTVKAFTVAFSDDNLDESRYAADVARTLGLDLVTMSGSDISADLLTRVAYHAGSPWAIPRVYRPT, encoded by the coding sequence GTGCAGCATTTCCGAGGAATGTTCGCCTTTGTGCTCTTTGATGAGAAGAGGCGGCGGGCACTTGTCGCCCGGGATCGCATGGGAAAGAAACCCCTGTACATATCTCTCGACGATCAGCGCCTCGTAGTCTCTTCCGAGATCAAGACCTTTCGTGCGTTTTCGGGAGCCCCACTGACCATTGATGGCCGGGGGATGCAGTCATATTTTGCACTTCAGTTCGTTCCAGGGCCGGGCACGATCTACAAGGAGGTACAGCGACTCCCCGGGGGATCGTACCTGACCGTCGATCTGTCGACTTGGCAGACCACGCAAAAACGATACTGGCAGTGGCAAGACTATGCCGTCTCGGGGACCTCGTCGATAGCGGATATCGACGCAGTGGACCAGGCGCTACAGGAGAGTATTCGCTACCGGTTGATCGCTGATGTCGATGTGGGCATCCTCCTGAGTGGGGGAGTCGATTCCACCCTCATCGCATACTATGCCGCGCAGCAAGCAGGGCGCACCGTTAAAGCATTCACCGTTGCATTCTCCGACGATAACCTTGATGAGTCACGTTATGCGGCAGACGTCGCCCGCACACTGGGCCTGGACCTGGTAACGATGTCGGGATCGGACATTTCTGCCGATCTGCTCACTCGCGTCGCATATCATGCCGGGAGCCCTTGGGCGATCCCGCGTGTATACCGACCTACATGA
- a CDS encoding methyltransferase domain-containing protein, which yields MVLNDDLPPAGHTGNANVSCYDEYYDKPEWWFRFRYDTQIKKRTCQSLVRRGGKSRHGQRVCELGFGSGAFLFSFPSDCVIHGLEISHSAVSRAERIAHQRGYRSARFDQVSGAALPLADRSVDIFAASHVLEHVPNDIATLTEINRVLDDQGIASHRGSINEKYEDPNHARQYDLTSLCAAGGDRIRRDRIDGERDTILSCRTLLFRTLQHPLEIARSHDRRRIQHPRLIAATLDLPFHRSDLQRVRHAATSSG from the coding sequence GTGGTCCTCAATGACGATCTACCACCGGCCGGTCACACCGGGAACGCTAACGTGTCCTGTTATGATGAGTATTATGACAAGCCGGAATGGTGGTTTCGCTTTCGCTATGACACGCAGATCAAGAAGCGAACATGTCAATCATTGGTACGCCGTGGGGGAAAGTCCCGCCATGGCCAGCGGGTATGCGAGCTGGGATTCGGAAGCGGAGCGTTCCTCTTTTCATTTCCGAGCGATTGTGTCATCCACGGGCTGGAGATCTCCCACTCTGCGGTGAGCCGTGCTGAGCGTATCGCTCATCAGCGGGGATATCGGTCGGCGCGATTCGATCAGGTCTCTGGTGCCGCGCTCCCGTTGGCAGATCGGAGTGTCGATATCTTCGCGGCCTCGCACGTCTTGGAGCACGTTCCCAATGACATTGCGACGCTCACGGAGATCAATCGGGTGCTCGATGATCAAGGCATTGCCAGTCATCGTGGTTCGATCAACGAGAAATATGAAGATCCCAATCACGCCCGGCAATACGATCTGACGTCTCTGTGTGCCGCTGGTGGCGACAGGATTCGACGTGATCGCATCGATGGAGAACGAGACACTATATTATCTTGTCGAACGCTTCTATTTCGAACGCTACAACACCCGCTGGAAATTGCTCGGTCCCATGATCGTCGCCGCATTCAACATCCCCGCCTCATTGCTGCCACTCTCGATCTGCCGTTTCATCGATCAGATCTTCAACGTGTGCGGCATGCCGCGACAAGCTCGGGGTAG
- a CDS encoding glycosyltransferase family 4 protein: MKLLIVGKRANSSGISEGPVTAFESLVEGLRGSQGDVRVFPDRPGSRIWMYISLLAQVWRRLDVINVHLAANFRVLIGLLRPRSVHTVLTVHGYSPLESVDHAYNAFMHRLQIRYLFRNRVYVSSLIRERVEAREGLSGGVVIPNAVRPLPSIGLVGVEGRDVDLFSLCGYSRTKGGAVLNDALASIHGRLSVVIAGQGAMSGGWVESSQHEVVHAGPLAGREVAAIFSRCRVYVQPSVYESFGIPVVEALYA, encoded by the coding sequence GTGAAGTTGCTTATCGTGGGGAAACGGGCGAACAGCTCGGGCATCAGTGAAGGCCCGGTAACGGCATTCGAATCACTGGTCGAGGGGCTCCGCGGATCCCAAGGGGATGTCCGGGTGTTCCCGGATCGCCCGGGTTCACGCATCTGGATGTATATTTCCCTGCTCGCGCAGGTCTGGCGACGTCTGGACGTGATCAATGTGCACCTGGCAGCGAATTTCCGGGTGCTCATCGGGTTGCTCCGACCGCGATCGGTGCACACCGTGTTGACCGTCCACGGGTACAGCCCTCTGGAATCGGTGGATCATGCTTACAACGCCTTCATGCACCGGCTGCAGATCCGGTACCTCTTCCGGAATCGTGTCTATGTATCTTCTTTGATCCGTGAGCGGGTGGAAGCGAGGGAAGGTCTCTCGGGAGGCGTCGTCATCCCTAATGCGGTCCGTCCGTTGCCCTCGATAGGGTTGGTAGGGGTGGAGGGTCGAGACGTTGACCTGTTCTCGTTATGCGGGTATTCGCGTACCAAAGGAGGTGCGGTACTCAACGATGCGTTGGCATCGATCCATGGACGATTGTCTGTCGTGATCGCTGGTCAAGGCGCAATGAGTGGAGGGTGGGTGGAGAGCTCACAGCATGAGGTCGTTCATGCCGGTCCCCTGGCTGGGCGAGAAGTGGCTGCCATCTTTTCACGCTGTCGGGTGTATGTTCAACCCAGTGTGTATGAGTCGTTCGGCATCCCAGTTGTGGAGGCTCTCTATGCTTAG
- a CDS encoding glycosyltransferase: protein MPLPKITIVTPSFNSARYLEATLRSVLDQQYPSLEYLLFDGGSADTTRRYWIAILHRFIGGRNVMMDNLMPSTRGYRLLQATSVRGSIRMTCCCPDPS, encoded by the coding sequence ATGCCATTGCCTAAGATCACAATTGTTACACCCTCCTTCAATTCCGCTCGATACCTTGAAGCGACACTGCGAAGTGTTCTCGACCAGCAGTACCCGTCCTTGGAGTATCTGCTCTTCGATGGAGGATCAGCGGATACGACCAGGAGATACTGGATCGCTATTCTTCACAGGTTCATTGGCGGTCGGAACGTGATGATGGACAATCTCATGCCATCAACAAGGGGTTACAGGCTGCTACAGGCGACATCTGTGCGTGGATCAATTCGAATGACTTGCTGTTGCCCGGATCCCTCCTGA
- a CDS encoding oligosaccharide flippase family protein gives MTAPRHLRNSLWSVIQYLISALVMVISVRVFTTYLGAELYGVYSLLTVVGSLNLLSGLGLNTATVRFLAKQGKSRESDTDFLVGLVAAVAFASVMVALGIIWKDPILEAVLHVPERFVPASSDVYVLFLISNVPVLAGQVTLALLDALQLVSISSILQGVYTFLYWGSLLMVFALGMPFVAVGYAALSTALLWCAVVTFVTLRQWGRLSPLWDRGAIMQSIRKQLGFGIQVNAGSVIAMLFEPLTKIVASHLLGIREVGLFDLGLKARSFIWGAFARALYPVFPLLAAEHDGAKRREIVADLEEKLLLVILPVSLIVAGTAWAVAQLWIGADVAEIGTTMGVLTISYLYGSTLMTPYYHFLVVNGEAGRVALLHTLNVLANLLGIILTFQILGFYALVLGSGAAMLVSSAVAFRHQSKILHIRIVTHSGTIRAVTMLGGTGVIVVVMMAA, from the coding sequence ATGACCGCGCCCCGACATCTTCGCAATTCGCTTTGGAGCGTGATTCAGTACCTCATCAGCGCACTGGTGATGGTGATCTCTGTGCGCGTATTCACGACCTATCTTGGGGCAGAGCTCTACGGCGTGTATTCGTTGTTAACGGTCGTTGGAAGTCTCAATCTGCTCTCCGGCCTGGGTTTGAACACCGCAACGGTCCGATTTCTCGCGAAGCAGGGGAAGTCGAGGGAATCAGACACAGATTTCCTTGTTGGACTCGTTGCTGCAGTGGCCTTTGCCTCGGTGATGGTGGCGCTCGGCATCATTTGGAAGGACCCTATCCTGGAGGCGGTATTACATGTCCCGGAGAGGTTTGTTCCGGCGTCGAGCGACGTGTACGTGCTATTCCTTATTTCCAATGTTCCGGTACTCGCGGGTCAGGTGACGCTCGCGTTGTTGGATGCCCTGCAACTGGTCTCCATTTCAAGCATTCTTCAAGGAGTGTATACATTTCTGTATTGGGGCAGCTTGCTTATGGTATTTGCGCTGGGGATGCCGTTCGTCGCGGTCGGCTATGCCGCATTGAGCACCGCACTATTGTGGTGCGCGGTCGTGACATTCGTGACCCTGCGGCAATGGGGCCGTCTTTCTCCACTCTGGGATCGCGGTGCGATCATGCAGAGCATCAGAAAGCAACTGGGATTTGGAATTCAAGTGAACGCGGGTTCGGTGATCGCAATGTTGTTCGAGCCTTTGACCAAGATCGTGGCTTCGCATCTTCTGGGGATAAGGGAGGTCGGGCTCTTTGACCTGGGTCTGAAGGCACGGAGCTTCATCTGGGGTGCATTTGCGCGTGCACTCTATCCTGTTTTCCCGCTCCTTGCCGCGGAACATGATGGCGCGAAACGCCGGGAAATCGTCGCGGACTTGGAGGAGAAGTTGTTGCTCGTCATTCTTCCGGTTTCCCTCATTGTCGCAGGGACCGCCTGGGCGGTTGCACAACTGTGGATCGGTGCGGATGTCGCTGAGATCGGCACAACGATGGGGGTGCTCACGATAAGCTATTTGTATGGAAGTACCCTCATGACACCCTATTACCACTTCCTTGTCGTGAACGGGGAAGCTGGACGAGTCGCCCTTCTCCACACGCTAAATGTCCTCGCCAACCTGTTGGGGATCATCCTGACGTTTCAGATTCTCGGATTCTATGCCCTTGTGCTGGGATCGGGTGCTGCCATGCTCGTGTCATCCGCCGTGGCATTCCGTCATCAATCGAAGATCCTGCATATCCGTATCGTGACCCATTCTGGGACTATCCGTGCTGTGACGATGCTCGGTGGCACCGGTGTGATCGTGGTGGTCATGATGGCCGCTTAG
- a CDS encoding class I SAM-dependent methyltransferase, giving the protein MLEIGCGTGAVLNEFRKRGALVSGFEPSPAAVARARSLYDLTTVVNSPFQPSRGSRRREDPAVERRYRAPRGLRRIVLEHPRVHDG; this is encoded by the coding sequence GTGCTCGAGATCGGTTGTGGAACTGGCGCAGTGTTGAATGAATTCAGAAAGAGGGGCGCTCTGGTGAGCGGCTTCGAACCATCTCCGGCCGCTGTAGCCCGGGCGCGCTCTTTGTACGACCTTACAACGGTGGTCAACTCTCCGTTCCAGCCATCTAGGGGCTCCCGGCGCCGAGAAGATCCTGCTGTTGAACGACGTTATCGAGCACCTCGGGGATTGCGCCGCATTGTTCTCGAGCATCCGCGGGTCCATGACGGATGA
- a CDS encoding acyltransferase yields MGRLRDIVYRSILRWRYRSVRFGARTRFIGFPIFDIAPNATVIVGDDVTFVSTPRRNMIGLTKRCSVFVGSGARLEIGARTGLSGVSIYCSKSVTIGAYVNCGGNASIWDTDFHPLEPLSRRRHDRDAIRSAPVHVGDDAFIGAHALLLKGVSVGTASIIAAGSVVTRSVPPGEVWGGNPARMIRRLD; encoded by the coding sequence ATGGGCCGTCTCAGGGACATCGTCTATCGGAGCATCCTGCGGTGGCGATACCGATCCGTGCGGTTTGGTGCCCGCACTCGGTTCATTGGATTCCCCATCTTTGACATTGCCCCGAACGCAACGGTGATCGTCGGTGATGATGTGACCTTCGTAAGCACACCACGCCGGAACATGATCGGTCTGACGAAACGCTGCTCGGTCTTTGTGGGCTCCGGTGCGCGTCTTGAGATCGGTGCAAGGACGGGATTGTCCGGGGTGTCCATCTATTGTTCGAAGAGCGTGACGATCGGCGCATACGTCAATTGTGGGGGCAATGCCTCAATCTGGGATACCGATTTCCATCCGCTTGAACCTTTGAGCAGGCGACGGCACGACCGGGATGCCATACGATCTGCGCCGGTGCATGTTGGTGATGACGCATTCATTGGAGCGCACGCGTTGCTCCTGAAGGGGGTGAGCGTTGGAACCGCCAGCATCATTGCTGCGGGGAGCGTCGTGACGAGGTCCGTCCCTCCGGGAGAGGTCTGGGGAGGGAATCCGGCTCGGATGATACGGAGGCTGGATTGA
- a CDS encoding WecB/TagA/CpsF family glycosyltransferase, whose translation MFTHIRSRFRWDGSVNVLGVRVDPTNMDAAVRTIIAWSENPGPCCRYVCVTGMHGVIESQSDHTMREILSTADLNVPDGMPLSWLGWFAGFEEMDRVFGPELMLRVCAASVGKEISHFLYGGNDGVADALAARLATMYPGLRIAGTYCPPFRALTGEEANEVVRVINGSGASIVWVGLSTPKQERWMSAFAPRLTAGVTLGVGAAFDYNTGHLKRAPVAMQRAGLEWLFRLIQEPRRLFGRYARSIPKFIVLVAQQAVSSWGWESP comes from the coding sequence GTGTTCACGCACATACGAAGCCGGTTCCGCTGGGACGGATCAGTGAACGTGCTCGGCGTCCGCGTGGACCCCACGAACATGGATGCCGCGGTCCGGACGATCATCGCGTGGTCCGAGAATCCGGGTCCCTGCTGCCGATACGTTTGCGTGACCGGGATGCACGGGGTGATCGAAAGCCAGTCCGATCACACGATGCGGGAGATCCTGAGCACCGCCGATCTGAATGTTCCCGATGGCATGCCGTTATCATGGCTCGGTTGGTTCGCCGGGTTTGAAGAGATGGACCGTGTGTTCGGGCCCGAACTCATGCTTCGCGTCTGTGCTGCATCGGTGGGGAAGGAGATCTCCCATTTCCTCTACGGCGGAAATGATGGTGTTGCGGACGCCCTTGCCGCACGTCTCGCCACGATGTACCCCGGCTTGCGCATTGCGGGCACCTACTGTCCCCCATTCCGCGCCTTGACGGGGGAGGAGGCTAACGAAGTCGTGAGGGTGATCAACGGGTCCGGGGCATCGATTGTCTGGGTCGGTCTGAGCACGCCGAAGCAGGAGAGATGGATGAGTGCGTTCGCGCCGCGTCTCACGGCTGGTGTGACACTCGGTGTTGGGGCGGCATTTGACTACAATACCGGTCACTTGAAGCGCGCGCCGGTTGCGATGCAGCGGGCCGGACTCGAATGGTTGTTCCGATTGATCCAAGAACCTCGGCGACTGTTCGGCCGGTATGCCCGGAGCATCCCCAAATTCATCGTTCTGGTGGCACAACAGGCAGTCTCCTCGTGGGGCTGGGAGTCGCCATGA
- a CDS encoding NAD-dependent epimerase/dehydratase family protein produces MASEKTALVCGAGGFIGSHLVKRLKHEGYWVRGVDLKKPEFSDTVADEFVLGDLRDQVVCRDVTDRKFDELYQLAADMGGAGYIFTGNHDADVMHNSATINLNMADRARAAGIGKVFYSSSACMYPEYNQMDPDNPKCSEESAYPAAPDSEYGWEKLFSERLFLAYSRNYKVQVRIARFHNIFGPEGTWTGGREKAPAAICRKVASALEGGEIEIWGDGLQTRSFLYVEECLEGVRRLMQSDFTGPVNIGSEEMVTINQLAEMAMDIAGKRVRLNHIKGPLGVRGRNSDNHLIRQSLGWEPSQKLMDGLRVTYHWIEEQLARAAKG; encoded by the coding sequence ATGGCAAGCGAGAAGACTGCTCTTGTGTGTGGTGCAGGGGGGTTCATCGGGAGTCATCTTGTTAAGAGGCTCAAACACGAAGGCTACTGGGTTCGTGGCGTTGACCTCAAGAAGCCGGAGTTTAGCGACACGGTGGCCGACGAATTTGTTCTAGGCGATTTGCGGGACCAGGTCGTGTGCAGAGACGTCACCGATCGCAAGTTTGATGAACTCTATCAATTAGCTGCAGATATGGGCGGGGCGGGTTACATCTTTACGGGGAACCATGACGCAGACGTCATGCACAATTCAGCCACGATCAATTTGAACATGGCCGATCGTGCGAGAGCTGCTGGTATTGGCAAAGTCTTCTATTCTTCGTCGGCGTGCATGTATCCTGAATACAACCAGATGGATCCAGATAATCCGAAATGCTCCGAGGAGTCTGCGTATCCTGCGGCTCCTGATAGCGAGTATGGTTGGGAGAAGTTATTCAGTGAGAGACTTTTTCTAGCCTATTCTCGCAACTACAAGGTACAAGTGCGTATCGCGCGGTTCCACAATATCTTTGGCCCGGAAGGGACGTGGACTGGAGGGCGTGAAAAAGCACCTGCGGCAATATGCCGCAAAGTTGCCTCTGCTCTGGAGGGAGGGGAAATAGAAATTTGGGGCGACGGGCTTCAAACGCGTTCATTCCTCTATGTTGAGGAGTGCCTCGAAGGGGTGCGTAGGCTGATGCAAAGCGACTTCACCGGCCCGGTGAATATTGGTTCTGAAGAGATGGTGACGATCAATCAGCTTGCCGAGATGGCGATGGATATCGCGGGGAAACGGGTCCGATTGAACCACATCAAAGGTCCTCTGGGTGTGCGGGGGCGTAACTCGGATAACCATCTCATTCGCCAGAGCCTTGGTTGGGAGCCGTCGCAGAAATTGATGGATGGCTTACGTGTCACGTACCATTGGATCGAGGAGCAGTTGGCCAGGGCGGCGAAGGGATAG
- a CDS encoding GDP-L-fucose synthase, translated as MLSSDSRIVVTGGAGFLGKVVQRTLREHGYEHIFVPRIEEFDLRKEADIRRMYGEMRPDVVIHLAAVVGGIGANRENPGKFFYENAIMGIQLIELGRQVALKKMVVIGTICAYPKFAQVPFREDDLWSGYPEETNAPYGVAKKALLVQLQAYREQYGMNGVFLLPVNLYGPGDNFDPASSHVIPALVKKCVDGKRSGAPEIVVWGDGSATREFIYVDDAAEGIVLATEKYNDPDPVNIGAGFEITIRDLVDLIVRLTGYEGKVVWDTTKPNGQPRRMLDVRRAKERFGFEVKVGFEEGLQRTIEWYESE; from the coding sequence ATGTTGAGTTCTGACAGCAGGATCGTGGTCACGGGCGGTGCGGGGTTTCTGGGGAAGGTGGTCCAGCGCACGTTGCGTGAGCACGGCTATGAGCACATCTTCGTGCCCCGGATCGAGGAATTCGATCTTCGCAAGGAGGCCGACATCCGGAGGATGTATGGAGAGATGCGTCCTGACGTTGTGATCCATCTGGCGGCGGTGGTAGGGGGGATCGGAGCGAACAGAGAGAACCCCGGCAAGTTCTTCTATGAGAATGCCATCATGGGCATTCAGTTGATCGAGCTTGGCCGGCAGGTGGCGTTGAAGAAGATGGTGGTGATCGGGACCATCTGTGCGTATCCCAAATTTGCGCAGGTGCCGTTTCGTGAGGACGATCTCTGGAGCGGGTATCCGGAGGAGACGAATGCGCCGTACGGCGTAGCGAAGAAGGCGTTGCTGGTGCAGTTGCAGGCCTATCGTGAGCAGTACGGGATGAACGGGGTGTTCCTGTTGCCGGTGAATTTGTACGGGCCCGGGGACAATTTCGACCCGGCGTCGTCGCACGTGATCCCGGCTCTTGTCAAGAAGTGTGTTGATGGGAAGCGGTCAGGTGCCCCGGAGATCGTGGTGTGGGGGGATGGGTCGGCGACGAGGGAGTTCATCTATGTTGATGATGCTGCCGAGGGCATCGTGTTGGCGACCGAGAAGTACAACGATCCGGACCCGGTGAACATTGGTGCGGGATTTGAGATCACCATTCGCGACCTGGTGGACCTCATTGTGCGGTTGACGGGGTATGAGGGGAAGGTGGTGTGGGACACCACGAAGCCGAACGGCCAGCCGCGGCGGATGCTGGATGTGCGGCGGGCGAAGGAGAGGTTTGGGTTCGAGGTGAAGGTAGGGTTTGAGGAAGGGTTGCAGAGGACGATCGAGTGGTATGAGAGCGAATGA
- the gmd gene encoding GDP-mannose 4,6-dehydratase yields the protein MKRALVTGITGQDGSYLAELLLQKGYEVHGIIRRSSSFNTARIDHIYNDPEVSGKRFFLHYGDVTDTSNLNRLLEKVQPQEIYNLAAQSHVKVSFELPEYTAEVDAMGTVRFLDAIRETGLKTRFYQASTSELYGKVQEIPQTETTPFYPRSPYGVAKLYGYWIVVNYREAYGLFASNGILFNHESPRRGETFVTRKITLAAARIKAGLQKQLLLGNLNSERDWGYAPDYVEGMWRILQHDIAEDFVLATNEKHTVKEFTDLAFTHAGLPLEWSGSGEKEEGRVKATGDVVVSVDPRYYRPTEVELLLGNPAKAKAKLGWVPQTTFAELVRIMVKADIERVARKGNGGP from the coding sequence ATGAAACGTGCACTTGTCACAGGAATCACCGGTCAGGACGGATCATACCTTGCCGAATTGCTGCTTCAGAAGGGCTATGAGGTTCATGGCATCATTCGAAGGAGCAGTTCATTCAACACGGCCCGGATCGACCACATCTACAATGATCCGGAAGTGTCGGGCAAGCGGTTCTTCCTGCACTATGGTGACGTTACCGACACCAGCAATCTGAACAGGTTGCTGGAGAAGGTTCAGCCCCAGGAGATCTACAACCTGGCGGCACAGAGCCACGTGAAGGTCTCGTTCGAGTTGCCGGAATATACGGCCGAAGTGGATGCCATGGGCACTGTGCGGTTCCTTGATGCCATCCGGGAAACAGGGTTGAAGACCCGGTTCTATCAGGCCTCGACCAGCGAGTTGTATGGAAAGGTTCAGGAGATACCGCAGACCGAGACCACGCCGTTCTATCCGCGGAGCCCGTACGGCGTGGCGAAGCTCTACGGATACTGGATCGTCGTGAACTACCGTGAAGCCTACGGCCTGTTCGCCAGCAACGGCATATTGTTCAATCATGAGTCGCCCCGTCGCGGGGAGACGTTCGTGACGAGGAAGATCACGCTTGCGGCTGCGAGGATCAAAGCCGGGCTGCAGAAGCAATTGTTGTTGGGGAATCTGAACTCCGAACGCGATTGGGGTTACGCCCCCGACTATGTTGAAGGGATGTGGCGGATCCTGCAGCACGATATTGCGGAAGACTTCGTCCTGGCGACCAATGAAAAGCACACCGTCAAGGAATTCACCGACCTGGCTTTTACGCACGCCGGGCTGCCGCTCGAGTGGAGTGGGTCCGGGGAGAAGGAAGAAGGGCGGGTGAAAGCCACGGGAGATGTGGTGGTGTCGGTCGATCCGCGCTATTATCGTCCGACCGAGGTAGAGCTTCTGCTGGGGAATCCGGCGAAGGCGAAGGCGAAACTCGGGTGGGTGCCGCAGACGACATTCGCGGAGCTGGTGCGCATCATGGTGAAGGCGGACATCGAGCGGGTTGCGAGGAAGGGGAATGGAGGACCTTGA